A stretch of DNA from Bacteroidota bacterium:
AATCGAATTGTTAATTATTTTGCCGCGAATGATAAGGATCATCCGCTTGTTGTTTCTATTTCTACACTCTACGGCTATTTTAGCAAACTTTTAACCTATCATTTTTTGCCTGATAAGTCGAAAGCCATCGCTGCTGGTGCATTGGGGGTTCACCCATTTTTTCTGATTGATTATGAAAAAGCAGCAAAGTTGTATCCCCCGTTAAAATTAAAAGCAATAATAAGTGATCTGCGGGATTATGACTTAAAATCAAAAGGTGTAAATAATGTAAGTGTGGGAGGAGGGGAATTGCTGAAGGAACTTGTATATAAGATATTGCATTGAAGAAAAGAGTTGTTAGTTGCTGGTTGTCTGTTGTAGGGCTGAATCAATAACGAACAAACAACCAATAACTAACAACCAATACTAACAACATGAACCACTGGCTCGTAAAATCAGAACCTTCAACGTATTCCTGGGAGAAATTTTTAAAGGATAAAAAGGCAGTATGGGATGGTGTGCGTAATTATGCCGCGCGTTTGAACCTGCGTGCCATGAAAAAGGGTGACTTTGTTTATTTTTATCATAGTAACGAAGGCCTCTGCATTGTCGGGATCGCGAAGGTGATGAAAGAAGCTTACCAGGATCCTACAACAAAAGAAGACTGGAGTGTTGTTGATCTGGAACCCTACAAAACATTAAAACGTCCGGTAACACTTGCTGAAATAAAGGCGGATAAATTGCTTCAAAATATTTATCTCGTGCGCCAGGGGCGCTTATCTGTAATGCCATTGCGAAAAGAAGAGTTTGACAGGATATTGGAGTTGAGTGCTATCAACGAATAACGAATAAAAAACGAATTTGCGAATAGAGTTGCGAGGCGTTCAGTTTCACATTAGTACATTTTGTTTTTTATTCGTTATTCGTTGATGCCTATTCTCTTCTTCGTTCCCGAATACATCTCATATCGTAAAAACTTACATTCCAACGATCCGTTGAACAATGAAATTTTTCGTGTGGCATGAAGTCCGATCTGGTTAACGGCTTCCCTGTTTGAGCTGATTATCCAGGCTGTGTAACCGGCATATTTTTTCTTTAAGGTGTCGCCGATCGATTTGTACAACACGTTTACATCCGTTTGGTTCAGCCGTTCACCATACGGGGGGTTAAATATTACAATACCGCCGCCTTCCGGCGGGCTAAAGTCTTCAAATCGTGATGTCGAAATTTTAATTACATCTTCCATTTTTGCCTGCAGTACGTTTTGTTTTGCCTTGCGGACAACAGTTTCTGAAATATCCGAACCAAAGATCCTGAAGTCTCTGTTGTTAAATTTGTTTAATGCGCTTTCGGTGATCGTATTAAACAGATTCATATCATAATCGTTCCACTTCTGGAAGCCGAAGCTATCCCTGAAATAGCCTGGAGGAATATTACAGGCGATAAGTGCCGCTTCAATGCAAAGTGTTCCTGCTCCGCACATTGGGTCAATGAACACGCGGTGGGGTTCCCAGCCACTAAGTAGGATCATTCCTGCCGCCAGCGATTCATTCAGGGGAGCAAGGTTAACTTCTGTTCTGTATCCTCTTTTAAACAAAGGCTGGCCTGAACTGTCGAGTGAAATGGTACAAACATTTCCTTCTACGTGCACATGAATACGTACGGTTGGGTTATCCAGGTCAACGGAAGGGCGTTTGCCGGTTTGTTCCCTGAACTGATCAACAATAGCGTCTTTTGTTTTTTGAGAAATGTATTGTGTATGATTAAAGATGTCGGTGCTCAATGAAGTGCTTACCGCGAGAAGGTCATTTTCAGTAAGGTACTTTTTCCATTCGATCGTTTTAACCCGGTCATAAAGGTTTTTATCATCAGAAACGGTGAATGAAGCGATGGGTTTTAATACACGTAAAGCGGTGCGCAGCCAATAATTAGCCTTGTACATAAAGCCTTTGTCACCGACAAAACTCACAGCACGTTTCATTGGCTTCAGATCACGCGCGCCAAGCTTCTGTAATTCTTTGAGAAGTACATCTTCCAATCCGAATAAGGTGGTTGCTACCATTTCGAAATCAGTTCCGGCTGAAGGTGTTTTTGAACTTTGCATACTGCAAATGTATAGATTACTTGTTTAGTTATTGGTTGTTAGTTGTCTATTAAATGTTGTCTGTTGTCCAATAAACTAACAACGAATAACCGGCAACATAAATCAGCATTTAATTCATTATTGCGGTTTTTTGCAACAATTTTTTAGGCTCAATACCTCATTACATGGATACTTCAGCCCTAAATCGCTCATAAAACGTTCCGGAATACTCATTTATCATAAAAATTATTACTTTTGGCAATCGAATTATTTTTTATCTTGCAAAGCATTTTAAATAATCAAATTACAAACAAATGATGTTTAAATTTATATCAATCAGACAGGGGTTTTTGTCGCTGGCTGCCATTTCGTTGCTATCACTTGGTTGTGGTTCCGGAAAAAATGAAGGTAGCGATCCGGATGAATTGCAGGACAGTGATACCGCTACAACAGCCCTGCTTAATATTAATGGGGAAATTATCAGTATTCCTTCCCCGATTCAGACCGCCTTTTTGATCAATAAAGTGGGCCTCCCTTTTAATAAGGAAATGCTTAACCCAACCAGTAAGTTAACCGGTTATTCAACGAAATTTCTAAAGGCACTTAATCTTGGTGTTTATGGAGCCGATCTGGGATATGTAACCATGTATGATCAGACACAGGATGCGCTGGCATACATGAATACGGTAAGAAAACTGGGTGATGATCTTGGTGTTTCCAGCGCTTTTAATCCGGCGTTGATGACCCGTTTCCAGGCTAACTTCGGTAAAAAAGATTCGTTGTTGAGTCTTGTATCAGTTGCTTACAGACAAAGCGACTCCTATCTGAAGAATAATAAGCAGAACGATATAAGCGGGTTAGTACTGACGGGTGGATGGATTGAGACCATGCACTTTGTTACCAATGTTTTAAAAGCGAAGGATAACGAAGAAATTAAACGCAGGATAGGTGAACAAAAAACCACCATCCAGAGTATAATTAAGTTGCTTACTCCATACGCCGCTGATAAGGATTATGCCGACCTGATCGCGAAGATTAAAGAACTTTCCACTGCCTTTGACAGCATTGAGTTTAAATATACTTACCAGAAACCGACTGTTGACGTTGAGAAAAAAATAACAACCATTACAAGTGCTTCGGAAGTGAAAATATCAGCCGAGCATATCAAAACCATTTCAGAAAAAATACTGGCTATCAGAACCATGATCTGTGGTTCAGCTGTTTAATAATTGTTGATGATAATTAAATTAAAATAAAATTGCGATGAAATAGCCATAAACCGCTGGTTTACAATTGCGAAGTAATCATGAGCACCTTTGAAATAAAAAACAAAAAGGTGAGTAAACCGAAAATGAACCTGCCTGCCGGCAGGTATGGTGTATTCCATTTGACAACTGGTAATAAAAAACAAATGCAAATGAAAAAATTACTTAAATCTTTATTCCTGTTTGCCGCACTCGCCCTTACTTCTCAATTTTCCTATGCTCAATGCGATACAATTGCAAATGCCTGCGCCAAGCACATGGCCCGTCAGTTTTTGTCGGATGGACAGGAGTACCGTGCGCTTTTATTGAATAGTGATGAAACTGCAGAATTTCATACAACCTTTTACGGAGGAACCATTTACAGGGTAGTTGCCTGCAGCGGGTTAGGTGATGGAAACCTGGTTTTCTCGGTATTCGACAACGACCGCAACCTGATCTTTACCAACAGCGATTATAAAAATTCTCCGTACTGGGATTTCAAAGTGAATTCAACACTTGATTGTATCATTGAAGCACGCCTGGGCAGCGAAAGCCAGGGTTCCGGTTGTGCAGTTGTTTTGATTGGATTTAAGCAGTAATTAGTTTTAAACCATCTTCAAATAGGCATTATACAACCCGTATTAATGTCTATTTTATTTTAAGGCGTATGCCTTAACACTATGAGTGAACGGATACTCAAAGCTCTTATGCAGCTCTTTGCAATTATTGCAAGGGTTGATGGTGTGAATAACACCGGTCGTGATATTGTTCAGTCCTTCCTCAAACAGCAGCTTAACCAGGAGTTGGTCGATCAATATCTTGCTCTATTTGATGAGTTCCTTGAATCGCATCACCAGGTTGCAAAAAGAAAAGACGGCTCTGCCAAAAGAACATCTCTTAGATATGTACCCAGATCAATGCCGAGCTTACGCAAACGCAAAAGGTGGTTGTGCTCATTCGTTTAATTGAATTTATTAATTCAAACGATGAGATCAGTCCGCAGGAACTGGAGTTTGTTAATACAGTTGCGGAGACTTTTAACATTGAACCGGCGGAGTACAAGAGCTGTATGAGTTTTGTGCAGTCTACAGAAGATGAGAAGCTGGATGCTCCTGAAATACTGGTGGTTAATAATGAAGCTGAGAGCAAATTCAAACACACGCGTCATATTTATTCCGATGGAATAACCGGGGAGCTCCGGATATTGCGTATTCCAAGTGTAAGTATGTATGCGCTTCGTTATTTTGGCACAAGCGAGTTGAACCTGAACGGACAGGGTATCAAGAACGAAACCGTTTATATTTTAACACACGGTTCTTCTATCCGCAGCTCGAAGGTTAAACCAATTTATTACAGTGATATTATCAGCTCCTTCCTGAGCGATAAAAGTAAAGCCAAGATCATTATGGGTGGCAGCGGTGCGGGTAAATCAACCCTGCTGAATGTACTTAACAGCAACGAAGTGCCAAGCGATGGCGGAGTTTTCATAAATGGCATAAATATTCATACGGAGAAGGATAAGATCGAAGGTGTTATCGGACACGTATCACAGGATGATTTATTGATTGAAGAGTTAACAGTAGCTCAGAATTTATTCTATAACGCCAAACTTTGTTTTGGCAATATGCCTGATGAGCAGATCACGAGAATGGTTGGTGAGTTGTTGACGGATCTTGGCCTGTTCGAAACCCGTGATTTGAAGGTCGGCAGCCCGCTTGAAAAAACAATAAGCGGAGGGCAGCGTAAGCGTCTGAATATAGCGCTGGAGCTTATCCGTGAGCCTGCGGTGCTCTTTGTTGATGAGCCTACTTCCGGACTTTCATC
This window harbors:
- a CDS encoding EVE domain-containing protein — its product is MNHWLVKSEPSTYSWEKFLKDKKAVWDGVRNYAARLNLRAMKKGDFVYFYHSNEGLCIVGIAKVMKEAYQDPTTKEDWSVVDLEPYKTLKRPVTLAEIKADKLLQNIYLVRQGRLSVMPLRKEEFDRILELSAINE
- a CDS encoding class I SAM-dependent RNA methyltransferase, whose amino-acid sequence is MVATTLFGLEDVLLKELQKLGARDLKPMKRAVSFVGDKGFMYKANYWLRTALRVLKPIASFTVSDDKNLYDRVKTIEWKKYLTENDLLAVSTSLSTDIFNHTQYISQKTKDAIVDQFREQTGKRPSVDLDNPTVRIHVHVEGNVCTISLDSSGQPLFKRGYRTEVNLAPLNESLAAGMILLSGWEPHRVFIDPMCGAGTLCIEAALIACNIPPGYFRDSFGFQKWNDYDMNLFNTITESALNKFNNRDFRIFGSDISETVVRKAKQNVLQAKMEDVIKISTSRFEDFSPPEGGGIVIFNPPYGERLNQTDVNVLYKSIGDTLKKKYAGYTAWIISSNREAVNQIGLHATRKISLFNGSLECKFLRYEMYSGTKKRIGINE